A single Inediibacterium massiliense DNA region contains:
- the cas5d gene encoding type I-D CRISPR-associated protein Cas5/Csc1, translated as MKVYKYTLEFMEEVFFSSQEIDTLFMTKPLIGNYALIYAMGWCNARYNQTKVSYQEDFKKLNNEGIYITPAIINDPKYIIFTFNGLSDTYYHKMERALQNYPQMGRIKALSSGNKAEGLIFCKNDIKKISYIRLGKFMGKVKVTYEECSYKVIEDQKECYGLVNSVDLQEDFELISFRMINVHPVPLFKKLHGKGKMYQISTSEGVIYYPCSVVLGGIV; from the coding sequence ATGAAGGTATACAAGTATACATTAGAATTCATGGAAGAAGTATTTTTTTCAAGCCAAGAAATAGATACTTTATTTATGACAAAGCCGCTTATAGGGAATTATGCACTTATTTATGCCATGGGATGGTGCAATGCAAGGTATAATCAAACAAAAGTAAGCTATCAAGAAGATTTTAAAAAACTTAATAATGAGGGAATATATATCACACCAGCCATTATTAATGATCCTAAGTACATTATATTTACATTCAATGGGTTGAGCGATACATACTATCACAAAATGGAAAGAGCATTACAAAATTATCCTCAGATGGGGAGAATAAAAGCTCTGTCTAGTGGAAATAAAGCTGAGGGACTAATCTTTTGCAAAAATGATATAAAAAAGATTTCATATATACGTCTAGGAAAGTTCATGGGGAAGGTAAAGGTAACCTATGAAGAATGCTCATATAAAGTTATAGAAGATCAAAAAGAATGTTATGGATTAGTAAATTCAGTTGATTTACAAGAAGATTTTGAGCTTATAAGTTTTAGAATGATAAATGTTCATCCAGTGCCATTATTTAAAAAATTGCATGGAAAAGGAAAAATGTATCAAATAAGTACAAGTGAAGGGGTTATTTATTATCCATGCAGTGTTGTGTTAGGAGGGATTGTATGA
- the cas7d gene encoding type I-D CRISPR-associated protein Cas7/Csc2, with translation MSKNIIEELKDKFQEKYSNFPEGKYITVGVLREIQSETIFRTEGSGEGLNKERTRAGIENSEVVSRVVISKRKQIAVERRIGREYLRANDLLFTTSKKEICALNKNTPCGKCLDCMLYGYAVGDGGAQKARVISDNSFSILPFNDVVGVKTFNALFDNGTMRDENGKASSSINEDEYIKPGTLFLDMVTFKDVTVIEFIYGIANILRSKRYGAISSRMGKVKNHILKIAFSDCEMFSNLELVQSVYDQFKKAELVEHPLDFKKCIDYTKDSFDSLKNEVCGEISELSNEQLDGLINYVKKLFANEKENEKAAELFKEQSSQYGV, from the coding sequence ATGAGTAAAAACATTATAGAAGAATTAAAAGATAAGTTTCAAGAAAAATATTCAAATTTTCCAGAAGGAAAGTATATAACTGTAGGAGTACTAAGAGAAATTCAATCAGAAACTATATTTAGAACAGAAGGATCTGGAGAAGGGTTAAATAAAGAGCGAACAAGAGCAGGAATTGAGAATAGTGAGGTTGTATCTAGGGTTGTGATTAGTAAAAGAAAGCAAATTGCTGTAGAAAGAAGAATAGGAAGAGAGTATTTAAGAGCCAATGATTTATTGTTTACTACAAGTAAAAAAGAAATTTGTGCATTAAATAAAAATACTCCGTGTGGAAAATGTTTAGATTGTATGCTTTATGGATATGCAGTAGGTGATGGAGGAGCACAAAAGGCAAGGGTTATTTCTGACAATAGTTTTTCTATATTGCCATTTAATGATGTAGTGGGTGTAAAAACATTTAATGCATTATTTGATAATGGAACTATGCGAGATGAAAATGGTAAAGCATCCTCTTCTATTAATGAGGATGAATATATAAAACCAGGAACACTTTTTTTAGATATGGTTACATTTAAAGATGTAACTGTTATAGAATTTATATATGGGATAGCGAACATTTTAAGAAGCAAAAGATACGGTGCTATATCAAGTAGGATGGGGAAAGTAAAAAATCATATACTTAAAATTGCTTTTTCTGATTGCGAGATGTTTTCTAACTTAGAGTTAGTTCAAAGTGTATATGATCAATTTAAAAAAGCTGAATTAGTAGAACATCCTCTTGATTTTAAAAAATGTATAGATTATACAAAAGATTCTTTTGATAGTTTAAAAAATGAAGTATGTGGAGAAATTTCAGAGCTTAGTAATGAGCAATTAGATGGACTTATAAATTATGTGAAAAAATTATTTGCTAATGAAAAAGAAAACGAAAAAGCGGCAGAATTATTTAAAGAACAATCTAGTCAGTATGGAGTATAG
- the cas10d gene encoding type I-D CRISPR-associated protein Cas10d/Csc3: MKEFLKFTLENLNEVSVTAQYYEMIASKNLMQYKEIVHYGSLKEGQTLYTHVMDMIGVTDSLQKIFNLNEIELKVLMTAITIHDINKLEEHEGKSYLSIISQKDKDKQYKNIINECEKMNISVFFNEYKNYIPEIRAIIGHHSEKMHAFSEGLICNVNPFTLDENRVQMLIYWIQAVDKIDLSKTLDEVEKKRQFLSCINAAAQYIGKQYVLEYHRISEDRGILTNICHNTIVQYFIELRYIPIIWYKEGVVYLREDIDEKNKIVNRNEIASRCVESVKSKIYKDYKDYIKNVQSGIKVDEKCLEMTSIEDIIYEIRNRSLKGKLTEVNKRNAKIIPIVEKQKQKHDRDKLEQAKKEIKSLTQKLGQETDSKSERALKKELKSNVSILQEQISAKEALERYEKGTYLIEPNEDMLRFSEFLRGFYTFIKMHIWGNNANKAWDEMYTFLKINEGLKAYLDLFDKVYERPYILGQLLYKEYGDQQEVLIRQMIEYSEKKYTEQQNNKDIKQKNMWDYLKEYIDDQLLLSNERKQTYNKCEILDQYSNKNRKLCCLCSSSYPTEKWMAVDIPYKLKIQNFSNKIYAGEREPKRNICPICKVEYLLHKVTYISNVEVSRKYISILPKSFHTKSYIQAFRTKLREFRQKDIKSLYFNEYKTFVSCANKNIKFIKPLFTKAKVNGVAIPDYDEVIANYFIFPVHFLKDQNNMENWIVSLLYALVMSIYFDSKIILTEFPIAILNKNEMQEIYLEDVPVIFKNLFEKEWTKEECFETAELFTNLFGITKEVVKTGKQGQILEFICKSLIALNNSKLSFIYCVYKKLKSDDKKLISKIIEINDFMDKIMNYVKEDENLVSDIKELAKFAQKYYIRGGINGGNLKDNAINKPLNIIIDSICRWNKDIYTEDDIRAIGKREIQKYFERTNDKYYGKTKIASIETFVDMFIDEIFKKGLKGKVFHLEDEKKNILSAYSYYFRVEMKKEN, from the coding sequence ATGAAAGAATTTTTAAAGTTCACATTAGAAAACTTAAACGAAGTAAGTGTTACTGCACAATACTATGAAATGATAGCTAGTAAAAACTTAATGCAATATAAGGAGATTGTACATTATGGAAGTTTAAAAGAGGGACAGACCTTGTATACTCACGTTATGGATATGATTGGTGTAACAGATTCATTACAAAAAATATTTAATTTAAACGAAATAGAGCTCAAAGTATTAATGACTGCTATAACGATACATGACATTAATAAGTTAGAAGAACATGAAGGAAAATCTTATCTAAGTATTATTTCACAGAAAGATAAAGACAAACAATACAAAAACATAATTAATGAATGTGAAAAAATGAATATATCAGTATTTTTCAATGAGTATAAAAATTACATACCAGAAATTCGAGCAATTATAGGACATCATTCAGAAAAAATGCATGCGTTTTCAGAAGGGTTGATTTGTAATGTAAATCCTTTTACGTTAGATGAGAATCGTGTACAAATGCTTATATATTGGATACAGGCTGTAGATAAAATTGATCTATCTAAAACACTAGATGAAGTAGAGAAGAAAAGACAGTTTTTGAGTTGTATTAATGCAGCTGCACAATATATTGGTAAGCAATATGTTTTAGAATATCATAGGATTAGTGAAGATAGAGGAATTTTAACGAATATTTGCCATAATACGATTGTGCAATACTTTATAGAATTAAGATATATTCCTATCATATGGTATAAAGAAGGGGTGGTATATTTACGAGAAGACATAGATGAAAAAAATAAGATAGTAAACAGAAATGAGATAGCATCAAGATGTGTAGAATCAGTTAAAAGTAAAATTTATAAGGACTATAAAGATTATATAAAAAATGTGCAATCAGGAATAAAAGTAGATGAGAAATGCTTAGAAATGACTAGCATAGAAGATATAATATATGAAATTAGAAATAGAAGTTTAAAAGGAAAGTTAACAGAGGTAAACAAAAGGAATGCTAAAATTATCCCTATAGTAGAAAAACAAAAGCAAAAACATGACAGAGATAAACTAGAACAAGCAAAAAAAGAAATAAAGAGTTTAACTCAAAAGTTAGGACAAGAAACAGATAGTAAATCTGAAAGAGCACTAAAAAAAGAATTAAAGTCTAATGTAAGTATTTTACAAGAACAGATTTCGGCAAAGGAAGCATTAGAAAGATATGAAAAGGGAACATATCTTATTGAGCCTAATGAAGATATGTTAAGATTTTCGGAATTTTTAAGAGGATTTTATACATTTATTAAAATGCATATATGGGGAAACAATGCTAATAAAGCATGGGATGAAATGTATACTTTTTTGAAGATAAATGAAGGCTTGAAGGCATATTTAGATTTATTTGATAAAGTATATGAAAGACCTTATATTTTAGGTCAGTTATTATACAAAGAGTATGGCGATCAACAAGAAGTATTGATTAGGCAGATGATTGAGTATTCAGAAAAAAAATATACTGAACAACAAAATAATAAAGATATCAAACAAAAAAATATGTGGGATTATTTAAAGGAATATATAGATGATCAATTATTGTTATCCAATGAAAGAAAACAAACCTATAATAAATGTGAAATATTAGATCAATATTCTAATAAAAATAGGAAGCTATGTTGTTTATGTAGTAGTAGTTATCCAACAGAGAAATGGATGGCAGTAGATATTCCATACAAATTAAAGATTCAAAACTTTTCGAACAAGATTTACGCTGGGGAAAGAGAACCTAAAAGAAATATATGCCCTATATGTAAGGTAGAGTATTTATTGCATAAGGTAACCTATATATCTAATGTAGAAGTAAGTAGGAAATATATAAGTATACTTCCTAAAAGCTTTCATACAAAATCTTATATACAAGCATTTAGAACGAAACTTAGAGAATTTAGGCAAAAAGATATTAAGTCACTATACTTTAATGAATACAAAACATTTGTTTCATGTGCTAATAAAAATATAAAATTTATTAAACCATTATTTACAAAAGCTAAAGTAAATGGTGTAGCTATACCTGACTATGATGAAGTCATAGCAAACTATTTTATTTTTCCTGTCCATTTTCTTAAAGATCAAAATAATATGGAAAATTGGATAGTATCATTACTATATGCACTTGTTATGAGTATTTATTTTGATTCTAAGATTATATTGACAGAATTTCCTATTGCAATTCTAAATAAAAATGAAATGCAAGAAATTTATTTAGAGGATGTTCCTGTTATATTCAAAAATTTGTTTGAAAAGGAATGGACAAAAGAAGAATGTTTTGAAACAGCAGAGTTATTTACCAATTTATTTGGTATTACAAAAGAAGTAGTAAAAACAGGTAAACAAGGACAAATATTAGAATTTATTTGTAAAAGTTTAATAGCTTTAAATAATAGCAAATTAAGTTTCATATATTGTGTTTACAAGAAGTTAAAAAGTGATGATAAAAAGCTAATAAGTAAAATCATAGAGATTAATGATTTTATGGATAAGATTATGAATTATGTAAAGGAGGATGAAAATCTAGTGTCGGATATAAAAGAGTTAGCAAAGTTTGCTCAAAAGTATTACATAAGAGGTGGGATAAACGGAGGAAATTTAAAAGATAATGCTATCAATAAGCCACTAAATATTATCATAGACAGTATCTGTAGATGGAATAAAGATATATATACAGAAGATGATATAAGGGCTATAGGGAAAAGAGAAATTCAAAAATATTTCGAAAGAACAAATGATAAATATTATGGAAAAACAAAAATTGCATCAATAGAAACTTTTGTAGATATGTTTATAGATGAAATATTTAAGAAAGGGTTAAAGGGTAAAGTATTTCATTTAGAAGATGAAAAGAAAAATATTTTATCAGCATATAGCTATTACTTTAGAGTAGAAATGAAAAAAGAAAATTAG
- a CDS encoding helix-turn-helix transcriptional regulator: protein MGKINIYIQDKIHGLTFLMYEFLRGKKLSTKEMGEYIGKSQRTCQRYIEILRDCDVPIKSEKNKYYLDVEKEFIPIYLTKAKVNMLYISLMSFHAFGKEIEIVQALLKEIQSFISPKDEYILENIKNNLIVKRRYDVITKGDNANYYVFMLLVEAFSEKRTVLIKYKGKQEENYRRIDVYGFCLAKETYYVIAYCHLRNSIRQFRVDRIIECSIEDSIYTIPKQFDLKGYYEYAWEVENSCEPYEVQILFSKKVKEKIQEKIWHKTQQVEMTNDNKILFRATISSKEEIKQWILSFGCEAKVIKPKWLRNEIISQLEKSIKEYKNK, encoded by the coding sequence ATGGGAAAAATTAATATATACATACAAGATAAGATTCACGGGCTTACATTTTTAATGTATGAATTTTTAAGAGGAAAAAAGCTATCTACAAAAGAGATGGGAGAATATATAGGAAAATCTCAAAGAACATGCCAAAGATATATAGAAATTTTAAGAGATTGTGATGTACCTATAAAGAGTGAAAAAAATAAGTATTATTTAGACGTTGAAAAGGAATTTATTCCTATTTATTTAACTAAGGCAAAAGTAAATATGTTGTATATTTCTTTGATGAGTTTTCATGCATTTGGAAAGGAAATAGAAATAGTACAAGCTTTATTAAAGGAGATACAATCTTTTATATCTCCCAAAGACGAATATATATTGGAAAATATTAAAAATAATTTAATTGTTAAAAGAAGATATGATGTTATTACCAAAGGTGACAATGCAAATTATTATGTTTTTATGCTGTTAGTAGAAGCTTTTAGTGAAAAAAGAACAGTACTTATAAAATACAAAGGTAAACAAGAAGAAAATTATAGACGAATAGATGTTTACGGGTTTTGTTTAGCAAAAGAAACTTATTATGTTATAGCATATTGCCACTTAAGAAATAGTATAAGACAATTTAGAGTAGATCGAATTATTGAATGTAGTATAGAAGACAGTATATATACAATCCCTAAACAATTTGACTTGAAAGGGTATTATGAATACGCATGGGAAGTTGAAAACAGCTGCGAACCCTATGAAGTGCAAATTTTGTTTTCGAAAAAAGTGAAAGAAAAGATACAAGAAAAAATATGGCATAAAACGCAGCAGGTAGAAATGACGAATGATAATAAAATTCTTTTTAGAGCAACTATATCATCTAAAGAAGAAATAAAGCAATGGATTTTAAGTTTTGGATGTGAAGCTAAGGTTATAAAACCCAAATGGTTAAGAAATGAAATTATAAGTCAATTAGAAAAATCTATAAAAGAATATAAAAACAAATAA
- a CDS encoding class II SORL domain-containing protein — protein sequence MSEFKQMIQSGDWKGEKHVPIIHAPEKIKADELVEIKVSIGDAIKHPNTLEHHISWFKLFYLPEGGKFPIELGTFEFRAHGEGESFTEPCVHTCVKLKTSGNLYALSYCNLHGLWESSQKIIVE from the coding sequence ATGAGCGAATTCAAACAAATGATACAAAGTGGAGATTGGAAAGGGGAAAAACATGTACCTATTATTCATGCCCCTGAAAAAATAAAAGCTGACGAATTAGTAGAAATCAAAGTTTCTATAGGAGATGCAATTAAACACCCTAATACTTTAGAACATCATATTTCTTGGTTTAAATTATTTTATCTTCCTGAGGGAGGAAAATTCCCTATTGAGTTAGGTACATTTGAATTTAGAGCCCATGGAGAAGGAGAATCATTCACCGAACCGTGTGTTCATACCTGTGTGAAATTAAAAACTTCAGGAAATCTATATGCCCTAAGTTATTGTAATCTTCATGGACTTTGGGAAAGTTCTCAAAAAATTATTGTTGAATAA
- a CDS encoding metallophosphoesterase — protein MINFKKLFYSITGNVYIPPEILHTHEEILLHISDTPVNFFSPLKRILHQLKPDYIVHTGDLVDNIKLEIYPYRLEEYKKNVKSLIQIVESSSAKEIYLTIGNHDHKETVQQFIKKSFIIEKRQTITIQDHSMDIGHFPNKTSPSSIKYHLFGHDLTLHTQINDKKIYLNGLSTINIIFLNSGKIFTLPYPYGTNDSRMCKSKIGF, from the coding sequence ATGATTAACTTTAAAAAACTTTTTTATTCTATTACAGGTAATGTGTATATCCCTCCAGAAATCCTTCATACTCATGAAGAAATTCTTCTTCATATTTCTGATACACCTGTAAACTTTTTTTCTCCGTTAAAAAGAATCCTTCATCAATTAAAACCAGATTATATTGTTCATACTGGTGATTTAGTGGACAATATTAAATTAGAGATTTATCCTTATCGACTAGAGGAATACAAAAAAAATGTTAAGTCTTTAATTCAAATCGTAGAATCATCTTCTGCAAAAGAAATTTATTTAACAATTGGAAATCATGACCATAAAGAAACAGTCCAACAATTCATCAAAAAATCTTTTATCATAGAAAAAAGACAAACCATTACCATTCAAGATCATTCCATGGATATTGGTCATTTTCCTAATAAAACATCACCATCTTCTATAAAATATCATCTATTTGGTCATGACCTTACACTTCATACTCAAATAAATGATAAAAAAATTTATTTAAATGGTCTCTCTACCATTAATATTATTTTTTTAAATAGTGGAAAAATATTTACTTTACCCTATCCTTATGGTACAAATGATAGTCGTATGTGTAAATCAAAAATAGGATTTTAA
- a CDS encoding metal-dependent hydrolase has translation MTGKTHMLFGYVTSLYILPKLGYDPSIATTAAAALGSLIPDLDHPKAKLNQKILPIKNRFGKVLFYCGIGSFLIYRYGWAHQLIFTVAILLMVIGLSQHRSFTHSILGTGIIFFIVFFILKDMLPYTLLLSFLLGMASHLVGDFITIGGIELFYPFSNKKYKFILTISSAKLAEPLICIFFMYLIIYFYIGHNKSIHFIYDLIKKFTCFY, from the coding sequence ATGACTGGTAAAACCCATATGTTATTTGGTTATGTAACCAGCTTATATATACTTCCAAAATTAGGATATGACCCTAGCATTGCTACAACTGCTGCTGCTGCTTTAGGATCTTTAATTCCTGATTTAGATCATCCAAAAGCAAAACTCAATCAAAAAATCCTTCCTATCAAAAATAGATTTGGAAAAGTATTATTTTATTGTGGTATAGGAAGTTTCTTAATTTATAGATATGGATGGGCTCATCAATTGATTTTTACAGTAGCTATTTTACTTATGGTTATTGGTCTATCCCAACATAGAAGCTTTACTCATAGTATTCTAGGGACAGGTATTATTTTTTTTATAGTATTTTTTATACTAAAAGATATGCTTCCTTATACTCTTCTTCTTTCTTTTCTATTGGGGATGGCTTCCCACCTGGTTGGAGACTTTATTACTATTGGGGGTATTGAACTATTTTATCCTTTTAGCAATAAAAAATATAAATTTATATTAACTATATCCTCTGCCAAACTAGCAGAACCTTTAATATGTATATTTTTTATGTATTTAATCATTTATTTTTATATAGGACATAACAAAAGCATCCACTTTATTTATGATCTGATTAAAAAATTCACATGTTTCTATTAA
- a CDS encoding uracil-xanthine permease family protein, with protein sequence MAMIKKMVLALQHLIAMFGATVLVPILTGFDTSVALVAAGVGTLTFHMVTKKKVPVFLGSSFAFIPVILTVKEMYHGDLTYAQGGIIIAGLIYVMMSFVIGKVGVEKIEQFLPPQVVGPMIIVIGLNLIPTAYGMAKNNLLVAVITLSVALMITFTGKGFSKQLSILAGVIVGYLVSLKLGIVDVDLIKNAPIVSVPHFTLPKFDIGAIAIIAPVVVAVFMEHVGDITTNGQVVGENFIEDPGLNRTLLGDGLATLFAGLIGGPANTTYGENTGVLAITKNYDPSILRMAAVFAICLGFISKIGGFLKSIPVPVMGGISLMLFSMISLIGVQTIKNNKVNFNIKNIFIMVSILVLGLGASYIEKQFGISIGISVTDTVTISGLSFAAIVGVVLNRILNRKNDHAF encoded by the coding sequence ATGGCCATGATTAAGAAAATGGTTTTAGCTTTACAACATCTTATTGCAATGTTTGGCGCTACTGTATTGGTACCCATCTTGACAGGGTTTGATACATCTGTGGCATTGGTTGCTGCAGGAGTCGGAACTTTAACTTTTCATATGGTTACAAAGAAAAAGGTACCTGTATTTTTAGGATCTTCCTTCGCATTCATACCTGTTATTCTTACAGTAAAAGAAATGTATCATGGAGATTTAACTTATGCACAAGGTGGAATTATTATAGCAGGACTTATATATGTAATGATGTCTTTTGTAATAGGGAAAGTAGGAGTTGAAAAAATTGAACAGTTTCTTCCTCCTCAAGTAGTAGGACCTATGATTATTGTGATCGGATTAAACCTTATACCTACAGCATATGGAATGGCAAAAAATAATCTTTTAGTAGCAGTTATTACTTTATCTGTAGCACTTATGATTACTTTTACAGGGAAAGGATTTTCAAAGCAATTATCTATTCTTGCAGGAGTTATAGTTGGATATTTAGTATCTTTAAAATTAGGAATTGTAGATGTAGACTTAATTAAAAATGCACCGATTGTATCTGTTCCACATTTTACATTACCTAAGTTTGATATAGGAGCAATAGCCATTATTGCACCAGTAGTTGTAGCTGTTTTTATGGAACATGTTGGAGATATTACAACGAATGGTCAAGTAGTAGGGGAAAATTTTATTGAAGATCCAGGACTGAATAGAACACTATTAGGAGATGGTCTTGCAACTTTATTTGCAGGATTGATTGGTGGACCTGCGAATACTACCTATGGAGAAAATACAGGAGTATTGGCTATCACAAAAAATTATGATCCTTCCATATTAAGAATGGCAGCAGTATTTGCAATCTGTTTAGGATTCATATCAAAAATAGGAGGATTTTTAAAATCTATTCCAGTACCTGTTATGGGTGGAATAAGTTTGATGCTTTTTAGTATGATTTCTTTAATAGGAGTACAAACTATTAAAAATAACAAAGTGAATTTTAATATAAAGAATATATTCATTATGGTATCTATTCTTGTGTTAGGATTAGGAGCATCTTATATAGAAAAACAATTTGGAATTAGTATAGGAATTTCTGTCACAGATACAGTAACAATTTCAGGATTAAGCTTTGCAGCAATTGTAGGAGTTGTATTAAATAGGATATTGAATAGAAAAAATGACCATGCTTTTTAG
- a CDS encoding tyrosine phenol-lyase, whose translation MLKFMPEPFKIKAVEPLKILSKEEREKAIKRAGYNTFLLKSDEVYIDLLTDSGTNAMSDNQWAGLMIGDEAYAGSRNFYHLENTVKDIFGFKYVVPTHQGRGAENLLSTICIKEGDYIPGNMYFTTTRYHQENNGGNFVDVIIDEAHDSTRGDIKFKGNVDLAKFQKLINEVGPDKIPYICVAVTVNLAGGQPVSMENIKEVSKLAHENGIKVMFDATRCVENAYFIKENERGYEDHSIKEIVKELFSYGDGCTMSGKKDCITNIGGFLCLNDEELFEKAKELVVVYEGMPSYGGLAGRDMEAMARGLEEAIDYHYIKHRVHQVRYLGEKLENAGVPIVKPTGGHAVFLDAKAFLPHLSQGEFPAQALAAAIYVDSGVRTMERGIVSAGRDKHTGKNHYPKLELVRLTIPRRVYTYTHLDYVAESVIHIWKNKYSIKGLQWTYEPKMLRFFTGRFEEKE comes from the coding sequence ATGTTAAAATTTATGCCAGAACCTTTTAAAATTAAAGCAGTAGAACCTTTAAAAATTTTATCTAAGGAGGAAAGAGAAAAAGCGATTAAAAGAGCAGGGTACAATACTTTTTTATTGAAATCAGATGAAGTATATATTGACTTATTAACAGATAGTGGCACAAATGCAATGAGTGACAATCAATGGGCAGGTTTAATGATAGGAGATGAAGCTTATGCTGGCAGTAGAAATTTCTATCATTTAGAGAATACTGTAAAAGATATATTTGGATTTAAATATGTGGTACCTACTCATCAGGGAAGAGGAGCTGAAAATCTATTATCAACAATTTGCATAAAAGAAGGAGATTATATTCCAGGAAATATGTATTTTACAACTACTAGATATCATCAAGAAAACAATGGAGGCAATTTTGTAGATGTTATTATAGATGAAGCTCATGATTCTACTAGAGGAGATATAAAATTTAAAGGAAATGTAGATTTAGCTAAATTCCAAAAGCTTATTAATGAAGTGGGACCAGATAAAATTCCTTATATTTGTGTGGCCGTTACAGTAAATTTAGCTGGGGGACAGCCTGTAAGTATGGAAAATATAAAAGAGGTTAGTAAATTAGCACATGAAAATGGTATAAAAGTAATGTTTGATGCTACAAGGTGTGTAGAAAATGCTTATTTTATTAAAGAAAATGAAAGAGGATATGAAGATCATTCTATTAAAGAAATTGTTAAAGAACTATTTTCCTATGGCGATGGTTGTACAATGAGTGGAAAGAAAGATTGTATTACAAATATAGGTGGTTTTTTATGCTTAAATGATGAGGAACTTTTTGAAAAAGCAAAAGAGCTAGTAGTGGTATATGAAGGAATGCCTAGCTATGGAGGATTAGCAGGAAGAGATATGGAGGCTATGGCGAGAGGTTTAGAAGAAGCCATAGATTATCATTATATCAAACATAGAGTCCATCAAGTGAGATATTTAGGTGAAAAATTAGAAAATGCAGGAGTTCCTATTGTAAAGCCTACAGGAGGTCATGCTGTGTTTTTAGATGCAAAAGCATTTTTGCCACATTTGAGTCAAGGTGAATTTCCAGCTCAAGCATTAGCAGCAGCCATTTATGTAGATTCTGGAGTCAGAACAATGGAGAGGGGCATTGTATCTGCTGGAAGGGATAAACATACTGGAAAAAATCATTATCCTAAATTAGAACTTGTTAGATTGACTATTCCAAGAAGAGTATATACTTATACTCATTTAGATTATGTAGCAGAATCAGTAATTCACATTTGGAAAAATAAATACAGCATAAAAGGGCTACAATGGACGTATGAACCTAAAATGCTTCGATTTTTTACTGGAAGATTTGAAGAAAAAGAGTAA